In Phoenix dactylifera cultivar Barhee BC4 chromosome 1, palm_55x_up_171113_PBpolish2nd_filt_p, whole genome shotgun sequence, the genomic stretch CCGCTCTTGGTCACCCGAAGCCTACCCGTCGCCCTCGCCGCCACCTCCTCCAGCCTCGCCACCACCCCACTCGCCGGCTCCCTCGTCGCAAACCtcatcccttcctccctcctttcTCCATCCTCAAACAGTGGCGAGAGGTCGAACCCTTCTGAGAGAGATATCAAATGGAAAGCATTTAGCCGCTCCGgctcctccccctccttcttCGCCCACTTTTCCTCCACCACCACCGGAGCCGGCGGCAGCTCTTTCCGAAGCGACGACTTCTTGAACCAGGGCATCTCAACAAGCTTGGCGACCGTAATTCTAGTGTTGGGATTGGGATCGAGCAGCTTGGTGATGACCCGCCGGGCGTCGGACGAGAACCACGGCGGGCACCGGAAATCCCCTCGATAAATCTTTTTGTACATCGCCACAAGATTATCATCCTGGAAAGGCAAGAACCCAGCGAGAAGCACATAGAGAATCACACCGCACGACCAGAGGTCAGCCTTCGCGCCATCATACCCCTTTCTGCCGAACACCTCGGGGGCGACATACGCCGGCGTGCCGCAGGCCGTGTGGAGAAGGCCATCCGGCGGCGCATGATCGGCGAAGGCGCTAAGCCCAAAATCAGCTATCTTGAGATTGCCCTGCTCATCGAGGAGGAGGTTCTCGAGCTTGAGGTCCCGGTGGTAGACGCCGCGGCTGTGGCAGAAGTCGACGGCGGAGATGAGCTGGCGGAAGTagtggcgggcggcgtcctccttgAGGCGGCCGGAGCGGGCGATGCGGGCGAAGAGCTCGCCGCCGCGGACAAGCTCCATGGCGAAGTAGATCTTGGAGCGGGTGGCCATGACCTCGTGGAGCTCCACGATGTTAGGGTGGGTGACCATCTTCATCACCGATATTTCTCTTTTCACGTGCTCCATCATCCCCGCCCGAATGACCTTCTCCTTCCCGACCACCTTGATCGCGACGGCTTTTCCGGTACGGAGGTTGCGAGCAAGGTAGACCTTCGCGAAGGAGCCgtggccgaggaggcggccgagcTCGTAGCGGCCGTGCAGGACGGTGCCGCCCGCCGACGAAGCGGTGGGTGGGGACACCTCCTCCATTAGGAAGCCCTCTTCTAGAATTCTCTTCTTAGTTTttctctcgctcgctcgctaGCTTGAAGAattagagaggaaagaaagggcGAAGGAAGACGAGGGCATGATCAGGGGGTCTAACCGTCCTCGACATGTTTCCGGTGGCACGTCCGGCCGCCGTGCTTCGTCCGCCGCCCGCCGAGCTCAGGCCTTGACTTCCTCCACATGCTGCTGCATTCCCTTGAGATTGAGGGAGCAGATCATAAGAGTAGAAGAGAGGAAAGCAAAATGGGAGATGGAGAGAGATTAATCCAAACTCCAAAAAGAGGAGAAACAGAGTGCGAACACCTGGTTGCCTTATGTCGTTTCCTAGGGCTATATATAGACGGGAGGAGGTTCGATGGTGGATAAAAGTACGAAATTGCCCTCTATTTGCCCACTGAATCGGTGGTACTTATTGTGCATTTGATGAGCCGACATGAGGGGTATACATGTCCGGATTGGGAGAAAAAAAGTTGGCCGTGGGATTGAGATTTGTCGGATGATGGGGATGGGGGAAGAGGGAAGGGACTCGGAGGGCAGCAGATCTTTGTCGTTTCCGAGGAGCCAACTCTGACTGAACAGCCCAACTTGGCGTATGGGATACAACCAGCTGTCGCTCTATCTTCTCGTATGATCGGGCCGTTGCAGGTCTATCGTGAGTAGATCCTGGCCGTCTATTTGATTAGATCTTTGAtccaacggggaagttgatctctttgattttgtAACCATCGGAAATGAGCTGGCAACGGAGCCGCGGATTGGATGACATTCTATATGGCCAACCATTTTGGAGATACTCTTTGGGTGGGTGGAGAGAGGATTATCTGATCCGCTCCAAACCTATTATTTTTCGACTTTTTTGGTTTCATCAATATCTATAATATATGATACATCcgtcttagaaaaaaaaaaacaaatgagcTGGCAGAAAGGTAGGTGAACGCTTTCCATGCTGCTCGAAGCTCTTTCAAGGAAATGGAAGTCTGAAGCTGAGGAGCTGATCTCGTGTTGTGCATGCCAGAATTGTATGTGACCGCCTTGTAGAAGTTGAATGCTAGCTCAGCAATGGGTGGGGGCACCCAATAGAATTGAAAGGTTGAAGAAGATAGGTTGTTGACCAGCCTGGTGATTTAGGCACATTGGTATCCTATTTGCTCCACTACAATATGTGGTCATGTGGCTCTTCAACTCTTTGATACTCTTTTGCCTAAATAAGTAATAACCCTATTAAGAAGATTTTGGGGTGATTCAACACTAAATTAAAGATGTATTTATTAAGACACTTTGAAATTCACCCGCGGACTATTAACTAACACTCCAAAAAGAGCTGTGTGTTAATGTAAAGATAGCGCAATAAGGAAAAAATATAGATGTGCAGGTATCACAATATTATATATTGTGCTAGTAAATGCAAATAACTTGAAATTAGAACTAGCACCCGAGACTTGAATATTTGATTGGTCCAATATAGGATGCAATTTTTTCAAGGGTCTAATTAAATAATTCGAGTTTCTTCCGTTGATGCCATTTAGATGAGCTCTAGAAAAGTTGGATTTCTATGAATTAATTTGTTTTGAATCTTAATTATCATTGGAGAGTTTCAAGACTATAAGCTTTGCTAGAACTTGGCATGTACCACACATGTGAGACGGAGCATCTATAGCTATGATTCTCCCATCTTATTTATTAGAaagttttttgttatttttgtatGCTAATAAATGTACACTTTTTGTTTCTAAATGATAAAAATGTATTGCTTATATCTCTTTTCTAAAAATGCGAAGAGGAATGCCCAAGTAGAATCTAATAAAGGCAGGATAGAAGTTCAGGTCATTGGTTCCTAACCTCAATATTTTTATCAATTGCACTAGTTGGCACCAAAGTACACAAATCCCCATTGTTGCATTCTCGAATGCTGATAATGAGAGTTTCActaattatttcaaaaaaataatgtgACAATCATTTCATTCAAAGAAAATACTTTACAAAGTTTAAGAATGAGGACCTCCCTAGTTTGGAAGAATGGTGAGATTGGTGGATTATAGCACACATTtactatttctcttttttttccccgaattatttttttcataaaatgaaTCAAAGTAGGCAGGGTTTATCTTTTGTGTTATAAATGGAGTTCATTTATTTTGCAGGCAATTTTCACAACAATGTTAAAAGTTGGGATCTAAGATATCCAACTGCATACAGATGGGTTGGATCCGGTCTTTTGGTGTCATATAATTGTATAGATATACACCCTTACTTTTAGGTCAAATTAGTTACTATATAAAGGCAGAGCGACACTAGATCAATCAAGTTATATGATTATTAGTAGAAGGTGGATCAAAAAGGAAACAATGACACCAAATTTTTGGATAGTCTTACAAGGATTTCCATTCAAGCTTCAGGGTTTCCCTACTGATTTCATGAAGTCATACATTTTACTTGTTAATTTGCAGCATCATGCAAGAGACTTGGTATTTCAAGTCATGATAGGATGTGCTTGAGAAGCAATTGTTAACGACAAGTTTAGAGCTTAAGAGTCATTGGGAGCATGCATATGGATGATAGCCTTATTACAAGGGAAGCACCATTCATACATGCAGATAATTTTTGTTTGCATCAAGTTGAAGTTCATCAGTCAGCTCCTTTTCGAGTTTGCTAGAGTTAGTGTTAAGTAGTTTATTGATTAGGTTAATAACTTTAACGTGAGCTGCACCCATCATGATAATGATAATGAACATTGATGATAAAATATATGGAGAGGGGGCTCTAACTGCATGCCCTAGTCTATACCTACCTTTCTTAGTTAAGAAGTGTTGAAAGGAGGCTCAACACTTTAAgaactcgtttggttcgtgaaaaaagaaaaaagaactatATGGTTAAtgagaaaatgaagaaagacTTTTTATTTGGTTAGAGTAAAGATGAGAAAGTAGCATTTAGGAATAAGATtctcatattttatgaaaaaaagtataagaaacatgaaaaagctatttttcacTGGTTagaaattgaatttttttttccaaaactatCATGAACTAAGTGGTCAAAAAAATAAACGAGCCAAAGATGGGAGAGCCTTCTGCCTAGCAATCGGTGGCTAGAGGTAACTCTTCACCTCGCAATGTGGTGGACAATGATAAGCCTAAAACTATCAAGGACGTAGTCATGAGCATTGATGCTTCTAAGGGGGAAACTAAGGAATCAGAGGTTAGAGTGGTGCGAGGGACACGAACATGGGCTCAGGTTACCCAAGGTAGACGAAGGTATCGATAGGAGTCGCACAAGGTCACCGAGGAGGAGATCGCTTGACTGTAGGCAAAACTTTTAGAGACGACAGTGAACATGATGGAGTTTCGAGTGCTAGACCATCTCCTTGATCAGTAAGCTCCTCGGACCAGGGTTATCTCTTGATTTTGTCCATAGGGAGCTCAAGGTCAAGTGGAAGACGGACCAAAAAGTTCAGGACCAAGAAGTAGTTCATgggaaaattaattgaaaaggtaGTATTGTATTAGTGTCTACATTGCGGTCTAAGATAATGCCTAGCTACATATGGCTAGATTAGAGTTTTTTCATGTTATATAATAGTATTAGTGCAAAATCTTATTGTGAATTAGACTACTTGCTGTGAAGGCAGATTTACGTTCTACGGAGTCCAATGATAGTagccaaaaaaaagaatattcatTGCAGGCTTGGGATTTTCATTTTGTCTTTTAGGAACCCAATAATTTTCCTTCCATGTGCATATCGTCATGCCACGGAATAGGTTCTGCAAGGTGGATTCTCTTATGGAGGAATCTCATCGGTCCTCAAATCAACCCACCAACCTCAATTACATCTctaattataataattaaatataaattattgcACTATTATATATGCACTCTAATTTTGGAGCCATGCGTGCAAGAGACAAGTAATGATGGTTCATATATACAAAACTATTTGGTGGTTGGCTGGTCTCATCTTGTCCTGTCTCGTAGACAACATTGTTCACATCAGTCCTTCACGTCTTTGCTTTGTGAAACAGCCCATGGGTCAGGATCATGCTGATTCTTATTTTATGACAAACATTGCAACCTAATAATAGGGCCAGTATTTTAGtagataaatattataaaaaagttGATTAatgttttttattaattaatttatccatATTCTCATGGTTTTCAATATGGGTAGGTTATTTTGTTATGAGTAGTATTTACGCATAAAATGGAGGAAAACTTTTGCCTTAAGCAAGGTGAAGCTAGGGGAACTTGGAGGTTTCAAGATGGAatcttattttttaaagaaaaaatttatcTTGCAGAGGACTCTTATCTTGTTGCAGATATAGTTGGGCAATTTCATGGAAGTACAC encodes the following:
- the LOC103702971 gene encoding CBL-interacting protein kinase 6-like, which encodes MEEVSPPTASSAGGTVLHGRYELGRLLGHGSFAKVYLARNLRTGKAVAIKVVGKEKVIRAGMMEHVKREISVMKMVTHPNIVELHEVMATRSKIYFAMELVRGGELFARIARSGRLKEDAARHYFRQLISAVDFCHSRGVYHRDLKLENLLLDEQGNLKIADFGLSAFADHAPPDGLLHTACGTPAYVAPEVFGRKGYDGAKADLWSCGVILYVLLAGFLPFQDDNLVAMYKKIYRGDFRCPPWFSSDARRVITKLLDPNPNTRITVAKLVEMPWFKKSSLRKELPPAPVVVEEKWAKKEGEEPERLNAFHLISLSEGFDLSPLFEDGERREEGMRFATREPASGVVARLEEVAARATGRLRVTKSGAAGVRLEGAERGRKGRLAVAADIFAVAPSVLVVDVRKDSGDAVEYRRFCSDELRPALRDIMWTSSDSQTAAA